The following proteins come from a genomic window of Pleuronectes platessa chromosome 2, fPlePla1.1, whole genome shotgun sequence:
- the tada3l gene encoding transcriptional adapter 3 — MSELKDCPPLKYYDFKPVEHVKVCPRYTAVLGRSEDDGIGIEELDTLQLELETLLSSASRRLRALEEQRQILTDWQDKKGDKRFLKLGKDPDPAATSRHKPKKQKLDGKGSHGPGPGPGRPKSKNLQPKVQEYEFTDDPQDVPRTPKNDAPNRFWASVEPYCADITNEEIRLIEELLKPPEDEAEYFKIPALGKHYSQRWAQEDLLEEQREGARANDKKKSLMGGPLSELDAKDVDSMLKKSESQNESPEDGCPFGPLTQRLLQALVEENIISPMEDSPIPDITGRDANDGAGTSPRSQGKAFSVPHTRSLEMRIKEELVAQGLLDSEERPGPGGDSEDEVLAELQKRQAELKALSAHNRARKQELLRLAKEEMRKQELRQRVRVSDNEVMEGFRRIMAARQKKRTPTKKEKDQAWKALKERESILKLLDG, encoded by the exons ATGAGTGAGCTGAAGGACTGCCCCCCACTCAAATACTACGACTTCAAGCCCGTCGAGCACGTCAAGGTGTGCCCCCGCTACACCGCCGTGCTGGGCCGGTCAGAGGACGATGGGATCGGCATCGAGGAGCTGGACACCCttcagctggagctggagacgctCCTGTCCTCCGCCAGCCGCCGCCTCCGCgctctggaggagcagagacag ATCCTCACAGACTGGCAGGACAAGAAGGGAGACAAGCgtttcctgaagctggggaAAGACCCTGACCCCGCTGCCACGTCTCGACACAAACCAAAGAAACAGAAGTTGGATGGCAAAGGCAGTCACGGACCAGGTCCCGGTCCCGGCAGACCCAAATCCAAAAACCTGCAGCCTAAAGTCCAAGAGTATGAATTCACAGATGATCCACAAGATGTTCCCCGCACTCCTAAAAACGATGCTCCCAACAG GTTCTGGGCGTCGGTGGAGCCATATTGCGCTGATATCACAAATGAAGAGATACGGTTGATAGAAGAGCTTCTGAAGCCCCCTGAGGATGAGGCTGAGTACTTCAAA ATTCCAGCACTGGGGAAACACTACTCTCAGCGGTGGGCACAAGAGGATCTgttagaggagcagagggagggagcacGAGCCAATGACAAGAAGAAGAGCCTGATGGGAGGACCGTTGTCTGAACTGGATGCTAAAG ATGTGGACTCAATGCTGAAAAAGTCGGAGTCCCAAAATGAATCTCCAGAGGACGGCTGTCCCTTCGGTCCTCTCACTCAGCGTCTGCTCCAGGCCCTTGTTGAG GAGAACATTATATCCCCCATGGAGGATTCTCCTATACCGGACATTACAGGCAGGGATGCCAACGATGGTGCTGGAACGTCTCCTCGAAGCCAAGGGAAAGCTTTTAG TGTTCCTCACACACGTTCGCTGGAGATGCGGATCAAAGAGGAGCTGGTAGCCCAGGGCCTGCTGGATTCTGAGGAGCGACCTGGACCTGGAGGAGACTCGGAGGACGAGGTCCTGGCAGAACTGCAGAAGAGACAAGCAGAGCTCAAAGCCCTGAGTGCTCACAACAGAGCTCGCAAGCAGGAGCTGCTTCG GTTGGCCAAAGAGGAGATGCGCAAGCAGGAGCTGAGGCAGAGAGTCAGAGTGTCTGACAATGAGGTGATGGAAGGGTTTCGGCGAATCATGGCAGCCAGGCAGAAGAAACGCACTCCAACCAAGAAGGAGAAGGACCAGGCCTGGAAGGCACTGAAGGAGAGGGAAAGTATCCTCAAGCTACTGGAtggatag